From Miscanthus floridulus cultivar M001 unplaced genomic scaffold, ASM1932011v1 os_1960_2, whole genome shotgun sequence, the proteins below share one genomic window:
- the LOC136534471 gene encoding PLASMODESMATA CALLOSE-BINDING PROTEIN 1-like has protein sequence MGHRLFNPLGFLLAIVVLYGGTEQRRAEAADGASPHRLLTTISVSKPSYPTVTTPMSAYADPVSTPGTPYSTFPSLATGNGGAGAGAGTGGGGGAGGGGGGGGGGAGAGGGSGGGGGGGTWCVASPSASPTALQVALDYACGYGADCSAIQQGGSCFNPDTVHDHASFAFNSYYQKNPAPTSCDFGGTATITNTDPSSGSCQYPSSSGGGQNMMPPPSPTTMPPTVPPTPMTPTPPTPDTTPVYGLSPPDYGSMPPPGPGYGSTSPPDYNDVGAAATVGQGSAAALAPLCVLIATVSLHVSK, from the exons ATGGGTCATAGGCTGTTCAATCCCTTGGGCTTCCTTCTTGCCATCGTTGTCCTCTATGGTG GAACAGAGCAGCGGAGAGCAGAGGCAGCGGACGGAGCGAGCCCGCACAGGCTGCTGACCACCATCTCGGTGTCGAAGCCGTCCTACCCCACGGTCACCACGCCCATGTCGGCCTACGCCGACCCGGTCTCCACGCCAGGCACCCCGTACTCCACGTTCCCGTCGCTGGCGACCGGGAACGGCGGTGCAGGTGCCGGTGCCGGTACTGGTGGCGGTGGAGGtgccggtggtggcggtggcggtggcggtggcggtgctggTGCAGGTGggggcagtggcggtggcggggGCGGCGGGACGTGGTGCGTGGCCAGCCCGAGCGCGAGCCCGACGGCGCTGCAGGTCGCGCTGGACTACGCCTGCGGCTACGGCGCGGACTGCTCGGCGATCCAGCAGGGCGGGAGCTGCTTCAACCCGGACACCGTCCACGACCACGCGTCCTTCGCCTTCAACAGCTACTACCAGAAGAACCCCGCCCCAACCAGCTGCGACTTCGGCGGCaccgccaccatcaccaacaCTGATCCCA GTTCAGGGTCGTGCCAGTACCCATCATCAAG cggcggcggtcaGAACATGATGCCGCCGCCATCCCCGACGACCATGCCGCCGACAGTCCCCCCCACCCCGATGACCCCGACGCCGCCAACGCCGGACACCACCCCGGTCTACGGATTGTCCCCACCCGACTACGGCTCAATGCCCCCTCCCGGTCCCGGCTACGGATCAACGTCTCCCCCGGACTACAACGACGTCGGCGCCGCCGCGACGGTGGGGCAGGGCagtgcggcggcgctggcgcctCTGTGCGTCCTCATCGCGACAGTATCGCTGCACGTCTCCAAATGA